The uncultured Hyphomonas sp. genome includes a window with the following:
- a CDS encoding class I SAM-dependent methyltransferase, translated as MRNYGPETFGELNADEYDLLHNPGTTEAAIELLSEFALPRRTLEFAIGTGRVALPLAERGCRIEGIEASPLMVEKLRQKPGGHGIPVTIGDMSEVKADGMFDFIFLIFNTLYNLTSQATQVKCFRNAASMLAPGGAFLIEAFVPDLSQFHDHRSVKPRHVGFSSLALEAAVHDPTTQRIDYQVLRVTPEGTKLTPLPMRYAWPQETDLMAQLAGMDLETRWGGWDKSDFTANSRMHISVYRKPA; from the coding sequence ATGAGAAATTATGGCCCGGAAACGTTCGGTGAACTGAACGCGGACGAATACGATCTGCTGCATAATCCGGGAACGACCGAAGCCGCCATCGAGCTTCTGTCGGAATTTGCCCTGCCCAGGCGCACGCTGGAATTTGCCATCGGCACCGGCCGCGTCGCCCTGCCTCTGGCCGAACGCGGCTGCCGGATCGAAGGCATCGAGGCCTCCCCGCTCATGGTGGAGAAGCTGCGGCAAAAGCCCGGCGGACATGGCATCCCGGTCACCATCGGGGACATGTCCGAGGTGAAGGCGGACGGCATGTTCGACTTCATTTTCCTGATCTTCAACACGCTCTACAATCTCACCAGCCAGGCCACGCAGGTAAAGTGTTTCCGGAATGCGGCCAGCATGCTTGCGCCCGGCGGGGCGTTCCTGATCGAAGCCTTCGTGCCGGACCTCTCACAGTTCCACGATCACCGCAGTGTGAAACCCAGGCATGTCGGGTTCAGCTCGCTGGCGCTCGAAGCGGCGGTGCATGATCCCACAACGCAGCGGATCGACTATCAGGTCCTGCGCGTCACGCCCGAAGGGACGAAACTAACGCCGTTGCCCATGCGATACGCCTGGCCACAGGAAACGGATTTGATGGCGCAGCTTGCCGGGATGGATCTTGAAACCCGCTGGGGCGGCTGGGACAAATCAGACTTCACCGCCAACAGCCGGATGCATATCTCCGTCTACCGCAAACCGGCCTAG
- a CDS encoding EVE domain-containing protein, producing MKYWLIKSEPDAWSWDEQVAKGEEGEEWSGIRNYQARNFMREMKIGDRLFFYHSNKGLEVVGIAEVCKESTPDSTTDDPRWDCVWVKALAPMPKPVTLKAVKANPKLSEMSLVTSFRLSVQPVKAAEWKEVCKMGGIDPKTLKPV from the coding sequence ATGAAATACTGGCTGATCAAATCCGAACCCGATGCCTGGAGCTGGGACGAACAGGTTGCCAAGGGGGAAGAAGGCGAAGAGTGGAGCGGTATCCGCAACTATCAGGCCCGGAACTTCATGCGCGAAATGAAGATCGGCGACCGGCTCTTCTTCTATCATTCCAACAAGGGGCTGGAGGTCGTCGGCATTGCGGAAGTGTGCAAGGAAAGCACGCCGGATTCGACGACGGATGATCCGCGCTGGGATTGTGTCTGGGTCAAGGCGCTGGCACCGATGCCGAAGCCCGTGACCCTGAAGGCCGTGAAAGCCAATCCGAAGCTGAGCGAGATGAGCCTCGTCACCTCCTTCCGCCTGTCCGTCCAGCCGGTGAAGGCGGCGGAGTGGAAGGAAGTCTGCAAGATGGGCGGGATCGATCCGAAGACGCTGAAGCCGGTCTAG
- a CDS encoding heme-dependent oxidative N-demethylase subunit alpha family protein produces MPFLSGPASLAPGLKPIAPDNLIAPDTEAEVWLPEKRRIMRDHRAEVFFSNLPDAVLTEAAYLVTSHLPPSEEDWPTPLEAAAARVSDDLCLLQRGVDGLWRLEAASLVAPTFWRLAEKAGQPLGGLHDPVPDANPGLVSRIARMFDALRPGQVLERFNWTVQAGDARFTPDAAPLKALAAATPDDSTLSVLYLRVERQTISKLPGSGLLLFTIRIAVDPLEAALSSPERIAAFRAAWDGTDPALAAYKGWPHYERLVRAALGHLS; encoded by the coding sequence TTGCCATTCCTGTCCGGCCCGGCCAGTCTCGCGCCCGGACTGAAACCCATTGCGCCGGACAACCTTATCGCGCCGGATACGGAGGCAGAGGTCTGGTTGCCGGAAAAGCGGCGGATTATGCGGGATCACCGCGCCGAGGTGTTTTTCTCAAATCTGCCGGATGCGGTGTTGACCGAAGCCGCGTACCTTGTCACGAGCCACCTTCCGCCATCGGAGGAAGACTGGCCAACCCCGCTTGAGGCGGCTGCCGCCCGCGTTTCGGATGATCTCTGCCTGCTTCAGCGGGGCGTCGATGGGCTTTGGCGTCTGGAGGCGGCGAGCCTCGTCGCGCCGACTTTCTGGCGACTTGCGGAAAAGGCCGGTCAGCCGCTGGGCGGGCTGCACGATCCGGTGCCGGATGCCAATCCCGGCCTCGTCTCGCGGATTGCACGCATGTTCGATGCACTGCGGCCGGGGCAGGTGCTGGAGCGGTTCAACTGGACGGTTCAGGCAGGTGATGCCCGGTTCACGCCAGATGCGGCGCCGCTGAAGGCGCTGGCGGCGGCCACGCCGGACGACTCCACGCTGAGCGTCCTTTATCTGCGCGTCGAACGGCAGACGATTTCGAAACTGCCCGGCAGCGGCCTGCTCCTGTTCACAATCCGGATCGCGGTCGATCCTCTGGAAGCGGCGCTGTCCTCGCCGGAACGGATCGCGGCTTTCCGGGCGGCGTGGGATGGCACAGATCCGGCGCTGGCAGCCTATAAAGGCTGGCCGCATTATGAGCGACTGGTGCGCGCTGCGCTGGGGCACCTTTCCTGA
- a CDS encoding class I SAM-dependent methyltransferase codes for MNPWEKYVVPNLISCACASKPMMKQREKVIPHAEGKVLEIGCGSGTNFSYYDPEKVERLYALEPSEGMLKKAHRTAGALGIGSSIEFLETGAESVPLEDHSIDTVVYTFVLCTIPDWKSALQETRRLLKPGGKIIFSEHGLAPDEGVAKWQRRVEPVWKPLSGGCHLTRDTKKMLEEAGFELQDAETMYLPGTPKIAGFCSWGSAVPV; via the coding sequence GTGAACCCCTGGGAAAAATACGTCGTTCCGAATCTCATTTCGTGCGCCTGCGCATCGAAGCCGATGATGAAGCAGCGGGAAAAGGTCATTCCGCACGCGGAAGGCAAGGTGCTGGAAATCGGGTGCGGCAGCGGGACGAATTTCAGCTATTACGACCCGGAAAAGGTCGAACGGCTTTATGCGCTGGAACCGTCTGAAGGCATGTTGAAAAAGGCGCACCGCACGGCAGGTGCGCTTGGGATCGGCAGCAGCATCGAATTTCTGGAGACGGGTGCGGAATCGGTGCCGCTGGAAGATCACTCCATCGATACGGTCGTCTACACGTTCGTGTTGTGCACGATCCCGGACTGGAAAAGTGCCCTGCAGGAAACCCGGCGCCTGCTGAAGCCGGGCGGAAAGATTATCTTTTCCGAGCACGGCCTTGCGCCCGATGAAGGTGTCGCAAAGTGGCAGCGCCGGGTCGAACCTGTCTGGAAACCGCTCTCAGGGGGCTGCCACCTCACGCGTGATACGAAGAAGATGCTGGAAGAGGCGGGTTTCGAATTGCAGGACGCCGAAACCATGTACCTGCCGGGCACGCCGAAGATTGCAGGTTTCTGTTCCTGGGGATCCGCCGTTCCGGTCTGA
- a CDS encoding DMT family transporter, with translation MNFRDFLLLFGVCLVWGLNIVLTRWVVADMQVPPLFFAAVRFAGVALFLIPFLRPVPDKLFTLLLISIMIGSLNFALLFLGLQSAEASAVAVTGQLGVPISTLMSMAFLGETIGWRRGLGIMMSFAGVVLIAFDPSSFQISVGLMFVVGSAFIGSFGGILMKKMPPLTGLQVQAWVGLFSFAPLFAVSFLWERGQVDAYIQGGWQVWLASLFAIAGVSIFGHAAFYTLIKKYDVSMLSPLTLMTPIWGVVFGVALLNEPVSPRLLMGAIIALAGVFMIAVRQNTRLPEAALGRKAGAGDS, from the coding sequence ATGAATTTCCGCGATTTTCTTCTCCTGTTCGGTGTCTGCCTCGTCTGGGGCCTCAATATCGTGCTGACCCGGTGGGTTGTGGCGGATATGCAGGTCCCGCCCCTGTTCTTTGCCGCCGTCCGCTTTGCCGGTGTCGCCCTTTTCCTGATCCCGTTCCTGCGGCCGGTACCGGACAAGCTGTTCACCCTGCTCCTGATCTCCATCATGATCGGATCGCTGAACTTCGCCCTGCTGTTCCTTGGCCTGCAATCGGCCGAAGCCTCGGCGGTTGCAGTTACGGGACAGCTCGGTGTGCCAATCTCCACGCTGATGAGCATGGCCTTCCTCGGCGAGACGATCGGCTGGCGCCGGGGGCTGGGCATCATGATGTCCTTTGCGGGCGTGGTCCTGATTGCGTTCGACCCGTCGAGCTTCCAGATTTCTGTCGGCCTGATGTTCGTTGTCGGGTCTGCCTTCATCGGATCTTTCGGGGGCATCCTGATGAAGAAGATGCCGCCGCTGACCGGTCTTCAGGTTCAGGCCTGGGTCGGCCTGTTCAGCTTTGCCCCGCTGTTTGCCGTGTCCTTCCTCTGGGAACGCGGCCAGGTGGACGCCTATATTCAAGGCGGCTGGCAGGTCTGGCTGGCCAGCCTGTTTGCCATCGCGGGCGTGTCGATCTTCGGGCATGCTGCTTTCTACACGCTGATCAAGAAGTATGATGTCTCCATGCTGTCTCCGCTGACCCTGATGACACCGATCTGGGGCGTCGTATTTGGTGTGGCCCTGCTGAACGAGCCGGTCTCGCCAAGGCTGCTGATGGGCGCCATCATCGCACTCGCCGGTGTGTTCATGATCGCCGTGCGCCAGAACACCCGCCTGCCCGAGGCCGCCCTTGGCCGCAAAGCCGGCGCCGGAGACAGCTGA
- a CDS encoding N-acetylmuramoyl-L-alanine amidase, whose product MDITISPSPNHDERKHPVDMIVLHYTGMQTGQAAFEQLRNPDAKVSSHYLLWEDGRVDQLVAEDRRAWHAGVSSWQGDDDLNSRSIGIEIVNGGHDFPAADGTLPPYPDVQIQTLIELCHRILAGRDIPQTRIVGHSDIAPLRKQDPGEHFPWARLAQTGIGIWADIEDLATPDGQGNTLSPGEENSSVRQMQENLQRIGYGLSPSGTYDELTEAVVRAFQRRWLPDRISGTADIATLRQIGVIHALYTAD is encoded by the coding sequence ATGGACATCACCATATCCCCCAGCCCGAACCATGATGAGCGCAAGCATCCGGTGGACATGATTGTCCTGCACTATACCGGCATGCAAACCGGACAGGCGGCCTTCGAGCAGCTACGCAACCCGGACGCCAAGGTCTCCTCCCATTACCTCCTCTGGGAGGACGGGCGGGTGGACCAGCTGGTCGCCGAGGACCGCCGGGCCTGGCATGCCGGGGTCTCCAGCTGGCAGGGCGACGACGATCTGAACTCCCGCTCCATCGGGATCGAGATCGTCAATGGCGGTCACGATTTCCCGGCAGCGGACGGCACGCTGCCGCCGTACCCGGACGTTCAGATCCAGACCCTGATCGAGCTTTGCCACAGGATCCTTGCTGGCCGGGACATTCCCCAGACGCGGATCGTCGGCCATTCCGACATCGCCCCGCTGCGCAAGCAGGACCCCGGTGAGCACTTCCCGTGGGCACGCCTTGCCCAGACCGGGATCGGCATCTGGGCGGATATCGAAGACCTGGCCACGCCGGACGGACAAGGCAATACCCTCTCCCCCGGTGAAGAGAATTCCAGCGTCCGCCAGATGCAGGAAAACCTGCAACGCATCGGCTATGGCCTCTCCCCTTCCGGCACTTATGACGAACTGACCGAAGCGGTCGTCCGGGCCTTCCAGCGCCGCTGGCTGCCAGACCGGATCAGCGGAACGGCGGACATCGCGACGCTTCGCCAGATCGGCGTGATCCACGCGCTGTATACGGCGGACTAG
- a CDS encoding YihY/virulence factor BrkB family protein: MRPWIEKLPLPVWLKVWAVEPVWGAIMRLSKPEVRIVTGGISFYALFSIFPIIYLTLSLLFAFMPLELSQRLAATVDDVLVSAVAPLSQADLETIRQVTPQGVTLRALVAVIIVLYTASSGAKAAITGIRMVTGSERRTRIIRFQGVSILMTALLILAVWLLGALQLILSFITEKQGFIAYDLAVHISNLASRLWLGKWIACFAIFYMILAVALHGRLKGHRAKAAGAAAGALSWVIATWGFHLYLKFTALDNFYGALASVILGFIWLATSVSSLLFGAALTAEWAARQAEPELIDDEDEDDDIVVRGEG, encoded by the coding sequence ATGCGGCCATGGATTGAAAAACTGCCCCTGCCGGTCTGGCTGAAGGTCTGGGCCGTTGAGCCGGTCTGGGGCGCCATCATGCGCCTGTCGAAGCCGGAGGTCCGCATCGTCACGGGCGGGATCAGCTTCTATGCGCTCTTCTCGATTTTCCCGATCATCTATCTGACGCTCAGCCTGTTGTTCGCCTTCATGCCGCTGGAGCTGTCGCAGCGCCTCGCTGCAACGGTGGACGATGTGCTGGTCTCTGCGGTCGCGCCGCTCTCACAGGCGGATCTTGAAACCATCCGGCAGGTCACGCCGCAAGGCGTCACCCTGCGCGCGCTCGTGGCAGTCATCATCGTTCTGTATACGGCAAGCTCCGGCGCGAAAGCGGCGATCACCGGCATCCGCATGGTGACCGGCTCTGAGCGGCGTACCCGTATCATCCGTTTTCAGGGCGTGTCGATCCTGATGACGGCGCTATTGATCCTGGCGGTCTGGCTGCTCGGCGCGCTGCAGCTGATCCTGTCCTTCATCACCGAGAAACAGGGCTTTATCGCCTATGACCTTGCCGTGCACATCAGCAATCTCGCTTCGCGGCTCTGGCTCGGCAAATGGATCGCCTGTTTCGCCATCTTCTACATGATCCTCGCCGTTGCCCTGCATGGCCGGCTGAAAGGGCATCGGGCCAAGGCCGCCGGGGCGGCGGCCGGGGCGCTCAGCTGGGTGATCGCGACCTGGGGCTTTCACCTCTATCTGAAATTCACCGCGCTCGACAATTTCTACGGCGCGCTGGCCTCGGTCATCCTCGGTTTCATCTGGCTGGCAACGTCTGTGTCATCGCTCCTCTTCGGCGCGGCCCTGACGGCCGAATGGGCCGCCCGTCAGGCAGAGCCGGAACTTATCGACGATGAAGACGAGGACGACGATATCGTCGTGCGCGGGGAAGGCTAG